A stretch of the Acanthopagrus latus isolate v.2019 chromosome 9, fAcaLat1.1, whole genome shotgun sequence genome encodes the following:
- the LOC119026186 gene encoding collagen alpha-3(VI) chain gives MRRHRLLPLCALLGVLFAGLLPNLDAQEAEDAADLVLLIDGSENVGAANFPYVRDLVLRIIERLDVGRNTVRVAVALYGSDPQIAFYLNGYDSKSSVLEAVKGLAYLGGDTANLGAALEEVAESLLSETAGGRAEEGVPQMVVVISAGQANDDYGAGDRALKRASVITFGVAIGDSATADLETIATDRSFVLSAPDFRTVANMGDQLLPYINGVIQRTIIVQNEFTEVLTVGNRDIIFLIDITMGTQSIGAVREFIKRFVDVMPIGPDKVQVGVAQFSTTPRLVMDLNSYGTRDEINAALSGIKPRPGQTVNIGAALDFVRTNMLRPERGSRIQSGVPQLILLLTSKKSSDSVEEPARALLRMGALTLAAGAKAADGDELKQIAFSENVVFVLRDFRAITRSPKAILDSLSTLAGVVVTEVPTEPVVEITTVQTQRVVRDIVFLVDGSNYIGSSFPYVRDFIINVVNQLDVRPDRVQIGLMQFADRPRIEFYLNSYSNRQDVVNKISQLRLTGGSVLNTGAAMNYALSNMFQPSTGSRRRQGVQQVLVLITGGPAQDELKTVADKLALAGVLTFTVSSGQADQTLLQSVAFVPDLAYHDAQFSNLPAMAELVMPKLITVVGDTDVTTASFPDEPGEFTAGGERDVAFLIDGTDNVRADFPYIRDFIIKVIEPLDIGIDKVRVSVVQHSERPTPSFYLNTYQTKDEVIRAVNGLSVAGGRSLNTGAALRFMKDTIFSERQGSRTGQNVPQFLIVLSGSRSRDNVKEPAGSLKTEGVVPFGVGVKDADPKQIEAISHNPSFAFNVKEFSELSTIPGQLNTYVSLPKEQLEVVLQQVQSNAVKRDIVFLLDGSDNTRDGFQEIKLFVKSIVESLSVSESQDRVSVVQFADKTEVNFDLNSHKAKNNTLNAIDNLRHKGGRRLNVGAALQFVRHSVFTSSTGSRRLEGVPQILILLTSKPSTDNVRGPAFALKEHEIVSVGIGVGSANLSELEMIAFKPEFTYTVTDFSKLRSIQSQLVASLNMNKDTEGTLNGISDLVGKIQRVQYFITFSQNSPQRDIVFLLDGSDVTRSDFPAMKSFVKSVVEALNVGENKDRVSVVQYSRDPQTDFSLNTYTEKQDVVAAVQQLNHKGGSLLNTGAALDYVRNNAFSESSGSRHQEGVPQILILLSGGRSQDDVASAAAALKRDKVVPFCVGTRNADILEQQMIAYNPSYAFSVMRFDNVGSIYPQLVSFVKRVPRQLPRLKAQNGLDPTRKDVVFLLDGSDDSQRRFPDIKDFVQGVVADLNVSANRDRVAVVQYSNTAETSFDLTRYSTEDDVLDAVRGLRHKGGYPHNIGAALQF, from the exons ATGAGGCGGCACCGGTTGTTGCCGCTGTGCGCCCTCCTGGGCGTCCTGTTCGCAGGACTCCTCCCTAACCTTGATGCTCAGGAAG CGGAAGATGCAGCTGACCTAGTACTCTTAATTGATGGATCAGAGAACGTTGGAGCAGCAAACTTCCCCTATGTGCGCGATTTGGTTTTGAGAATCATTGAGCGCCTTGATGTGGGCAGGAACACTGTTCGGGTGGCAGTGGCCCTGTACGGCTCAGACCCACAGATAGCGTTCTATCTAAATGGCTATGACAGCAAATCATCGGTCCTGGAGGCTGTGAAGGGCCTGGCCTACCTAGGGGGCGACACAGCTAACCTGGGGGCCGCCTTGGAGGAAGTGGCCGAGAGCCTTTTGAGCGAAACAGCTGGGGGCAGAGCAGAAGAGGGTGTGCCCCAGATGGTGGTGGTTATCAGTGCTGGGCAAGCCAATGATGATTATGGTGCCGGTGACCGGGCCCTTAAGAGGGCCAGCGTTATCACATTCGGCGTGGCGATTGGTGACTCTGCCACTGCAGATCTGGAAACGATTGCTACAGATAGAAGTTTTGTCCTGTCAGCCCCTGATTTCAGAACGGTGGCAAACATGGGTGACCAGCTGCTCCCATACATTAACGGGGTGATCCAGCGCACCATTATAGTTCAGAATGAGTTCACAGAAG tCTTGACAGTTGGAAACCGAGACATCATTTTCCTAATCGACATTACAATGGGTACACAGAGCATCGGAGCTGTGCGTGAATTCATCAAACGGTTTGTCGACGTCATGCCAATCGGTCCAGACAAAGTTCAAGTGGGTGTGGCCCAGTTCAGCACTACCCCACGACTAGTGATGGATCTCAACTCTTACGGAACCAGGGATGAGATAAATGCTGCTTTGAGTGGCATCAAACCGAGACCCGGGCAGACAGTCAACATTGGAGCAGCCTTGGACTTTGTGCGGACGAACATGCTGCGACCTGAGAGAGGCAGTCGTATTCAGAGTGGGGTACCCCAGCTCATACTGTTACTGACCAGTAAAAAATCCAGCGACAGTGTGGAAGAACCTGCAAGGGCCCTGCTGAGAATGGGCGCACTGACTTTAGCTGCAGGCGCCAAGGCTGCTGATGGAGATGAACTGAAGCAGATTGCCTTTTCCGAAAATGTTGTGTTCGTTCTGAGGGACTTCCGCGCAATAACTCGCAGCCCAAAGGCAATTCTGGATTCACTTTCAACACTTGCTGGAGTGGTGGTGACCGAAGTACCTACCGAGCCAG TGGTGGAGATAACCACAGTGCAGACTCAAAGAGTGGTTAGAGACATTGTCTTCCTTGTGGATGGGTCAAACTACATTGGCAGCAGCTTTCCCTATGTGAGAGACTTCATCATCAACGTGGTCAACCAGCTCGATGTACGACCCGACAGGGTCCAGATTGGGCTCATGCAGTTTGCTGACCGGCCCAGAATTGAATTTTATCTGAACAGCTACAGCAACAGGCAAGATGTTGTGAATAAAATCTCTCAACTGAGGCTCACTGGAGGCTCGGTTTTGAATACAGGTGCTGCCATGAATTATGCCCTTTCCAACATGTTCCAGCCATCGACTGGGTCACGCAGAAGGCAGGGAGTCCAGCAGGTGTTGGTTCTGATCACAGGCGGCCCAGCCCAGGATGAGCTTAAAACTGTAGCGGATAAATTGGCTCTGGCTGGTGTTTTGACCTTCACAGTCAGTTCTGGACAAGCAGATCAGACCCTACTGCAATCCGTTGCCTTTGTTCCGGATTTGGCTTACCATGATGCACAATTCTCTAATTTACCAGCTATGGCTGAACTCGTAATGCCAAAGTTGATCACAGTGGTTGGCGATACAGATGTGACAACAGCATCATTCCCTGATGAACCTGGTGAGTTTA CTGCTGGTGGTGAAAGGGATGTTGCCTTCCTCATTGATGGCACAGACAATGTCCGAGCAGATTTTCCCTACATCCGGGATTTTATCATTAAAGTAATCGAACCACTTGACATTGGGATTGACAAGGTACGAGTTTCAGTGGTTCAGCACAGCGAGAGGCCAACTCCAAGTTTCTACCTTAACACTTACCAAACCAAAGATGAGGTGATAAGGGCTGTTAATGGTTTGTCAGTGGCTGGTGGACGTAGTCTGAACACAGGAGCTGCTCTGAGATTCATGAAGGACACCATCTTCTCTGAAAGGCAGGGCAGCCGGACTGGGCAAAATGTCCCTCAGTTTCTGATCGTTTTGAGTGGAAGCAGGTCCAGGGATAACGTGAAGGAACCTGCTGGTTCACTGAAGACAGAGGGAGTCGTACCATTTGGCGTTGGTGTCAAGGATGCAGACCCAAAGCAGATTGAGGCCATTTCACACAACCCTTCGTTTGCCTTCAATGTGAAGGAATTCAGTGAGCTCAGCACCATCCCAGGACAGCTCAACACCTATGTGAGCCTTCCAAAGGAACAGCTGGAAGTCGTCCTACAGCAAG TACAAAGCAATGCTGTAAAAAGAGATATTGTCTTCCTTCTGGATGGCTCTGATAACACAAGAGATGGATTCCAAGAGATAAAACTCTTTGTAAAGAGCATTGTGGAGAGCCTCTCTGTCAGTGAGAGCCAAGACAGAGTGTCTGTGGTTCAGTTTGCTGATAAAACTGAGGTCAACTTTGATCTGAATTCTCACAAGGCAAAGAACAACACTCTAAATGCCATAGATAACCTAAGACACAAGGGTGGGAGGCGCCTTAATGTCGGGGCAGCTCTCCAGTTTGTGAGGCACAGTGTCTTCACTTCCTCAACGGGCAGTAGGAGACTAGAAGGAGTGCCCCAGATCTTAATTCTTCTAACTTCCAAACCATCCACTGATAATGTGAGAGGCCCAGCTTTTGCACTTAAAGAACATGAAATTGTGTCAGTGGGGATTGGAGTGGGAAGTGCCAACCTCTCAGAGTTGGAAATGATTGCCTTCAAACCTGAGTTCACATACACGGTCACTGATTTCTCAAAGTTGCGCTCAATCCAATCACAACTTGTTGCTTCACTGAACATGAACAAAGACACTGAGGGAACCCTGAATGGAATCTCTGATTTAGTAGGTAAGATTCAAAGAGTGCAatatttcattactttttcTCAGAAT TCCCCTCAAAGAGACATAGTGTTTCTGTTGGATGGGTCAGATGTTACACGAAGCGACTTTCCAGCAATGAAAAGTTTTGTCAAAAGTGTGGTAGAAGCACTCAATGTTGGTGAGAACAAAGACCGTGTTTCTGTGGTGCAGTATAGCAGAGATCCACAGACAGATTTCAGTTTGAACACCTACACGGAAAAACAagatgttgttgctgctgtccaGCAATTGAACCACAAAGGGGGCAGCCTACTCAACACAGGAGCAGCTCTCGACTATGTGAGAAATAATGCTTTCTCTGAATCCTCTGGGAGTCGGCATCAAGAAGGCGTTCCACAGATACTGATTCTGTTGAGTGGGGGAAGATCTCAAGATGATGTTgcaagtgctgctgcagctctaaaACGGGACAAAGTTGTTCCGTTCTGTGTTGGCACAAGAAATGCAGATATACTCGAGCAACAAATGATTGCATATAACCCTTCCTATGCTTTCTCTGTGATGCGGTTTGACAATGTTGGGAGCATCTATCCACAGCTTGTGTCATTTGTGAAAAGGGTGCCTCGACAGCTGCCAAGACTGAAAGCACAGAATGGTCTAG ATCCCACCAGGaaggatgttgtttttttgctcgaTGGTTCTGATGATTCTCAGCGAAGATTCCCAGATATTAAAGATTTTGTGCAGGGAGTGGTGGCGGACCTGAATGTTAGTGCCAACAGAGATCGTGTGGCCGTGGTCCAGTACAGCAACACGGCAGAGACAAGTTTTGACTTGACACGTTACTCGACAGAAGATGATGTTCTTGATGCAGTAAGAGGCCTACGTCACAAAGGAGGTTATCCTCACAACATTGGAGCAGCTCTCCA attCTAA